The following proteins are encoded in a genomic region of Halonatronomonas betaini:
- a CDS encoding lyase family protein: MSSERNIFNNLSPLDHRYSRGENFRLLSQYFSEEARFKWEARVELALIETLVDFGIAPKKAIDQMKKAVESINADEVYKEEEKTKHNTRALVNCLRENVDSEFRQYIHLGATSFDIVDTAAILRYKAFNDEVLIPALKELIEKISEVAYRERSTVQLGRTHGQAAVPVTFGYYMAGFVSRLGNRLESLENYSSELTGQFSGAVGAYNSLSLLVDNPVEFETVLLNKLDLNRSEHSTQIIPPEKITDYIHGIVSTFGVIADLSDDFRHLQRSEISETGEAFSEDQVGSSTMPQKRNPINFENIKSSWKVTVPKIITVYMDQLCEHQRDLTNSSSARYYPEIISHLFLAIKRLNKVMARLVLDHENLKRNLDNHKDMILAEPLYIMLAREGHPDAHEAVRKLTLKSEETGKKVLELAQEDEGLNKYFDKLTTAEKDILNNPANYTGAAINETVEIVNNWSDRLNIERTW; the protein is encoded by the coding sequence TTGTCGTCAGAAAGAAATATTTTCAATAATTTAAGTCCCCTTGACCACAGATATAGTCGTGGGGAGAATTTTCGGTTATTAAGTCAGTACTTTTCTGAAGAAGCAAGGTTTAAATGGGAAGCCAGGGTGGAATTGGCCCTAATTGAAACACTAGTGGATTTCGGGATTGCACCTAAAAAAGCTATTGATCAGATGAAAAAAGCAGTTGAATCTATCAATGCTGATGAAGTTTATAAGGAAGAGGAGAAGACAAAACATAATACAAGGGCCTTAGTCAATTGTCTCAGGGAAAATGTTGATTCTGAGTTCAGGCAATACATTCATTTAGGGGCTACATCTTTTGATATTGTAGATACTGCTGCAATTTTAAGATATAAGGCTTTTAATGATGAAGTTTTAATACCTGCTTTAAAGGAATTGATTGAAAAAATCTCTGAAGTTGCTTATCGAGAAAGGTCGACTGTCCAACTTGGCAGGACCCATGGCCAGGCAGCTGTGCCGGTAACCTTTGGCTATTATATGGCCGGGTTTGTTAGTCGACTGGGCAATAGGTTAGAAAGTCTTGAAAATTATAGCAGTGAGCTTACCGGTCAATTCTCTGGTGCAGTTGGAGCCTATAATTCACTTTCTTTACTGGTTGATAATCCAGTAGAGTTTGAAACTGTCTTACTTAATAAACTGGATCTTAATAGGTCTGAACATTCAACTCAGATAATTCCACCTGAAAAAATTACTGATTATATTCATGGTATAGTTTCGACTTTTGGGGTAATTGCTGATTTAAGTGATGATTTCAGGCATTTACAGAGATCGGAGATAAGTGAGACCGGCGAGGCATTCTCTGAAGATCAGGTTGGCTCTTCGACTATGCCCCAGAAGAGAAATCCAATCAACTTTGAAAATATCAAAAGTTCCTGGAAAGTAACAGTTCCTAAGATTATTACTGTTTACATGGACCAGCTCTGTGAGCATCAAAGAGATCTAACTAATTCATCTTCAGCCAGGTATTATCCTGAAATTATCAGTCATTTATTTCTGGCTATTAAAAGACTTAATAAAGTGATGGCAAGGCTCGTCCTTGATCATGAAAATCTAAAGAGAAACCTTGATAATCATAAAGATATGATTCTTGCTGAGCCATTATATATTATGCTCGCCAGGGAAGGTCATCCTGATGCCCATGAAGCTGTCAGGAAATTGACTTTAAAATCTGAGGAAACAGGCAAAAAGGTTTTAGAGTTGGCTCAGGAAGATGAGGGTTTAAACAAGTATTTTGACAAATTAACAACTGCTGAAAAAGATATACTAAATAATCCGGCTAATTAT